A window of Gossypium raimondii isolate GPD5lz chromosome 7, ASM2569854v1, whole genome shotgun sequence genomic DNA:
atgttaaaattttaaattggtatcaatttcacgttttattttaaaataacttttattcaaaaatcatatttttacgtttaatatatttttaattctaaaatacatagtgacaagaatcaagataattgaaacaactaagcaagcaaagaaactaaccaatatataaaaaattaataaataaattatgaagtgatgaaagttaataaaaattttgattaaggtggacaaattttattacgatgggtgacaatggttacaaggacccaaaattattttttaaaatttaactcgaacaaatatattcgattcgattcgattcgaattccatctcactcgactcgattcgagaaaacttcaaataaagttaggatgataaaatgagattcaaaaactcgattaactcgaaaattttcgattcgattcgatcgaatgctcacccctattcGTAGCATCACCTCCACCTTCTTccttgcattgcattgcatgcatcataattgaaaaaaattaatgaaatgtaaTTCAACTTCACCCTATAcatattgtcgaaaccattttttatttttagaaaaaaacaaaaattagttgtcgacttaaaaaaaaacaaaaattgagagtcgccaccaatcttttattgaggtgtgattggatcacctaaaaaaaatagctctggtctacgagttttagaaaaacgggttcgggagtcagttacgtacgaggaaggattagcaccctcgtaacgcccaaaaattggtaccaaattgattaattaatgtcttatagtcgagagttttaaaaaaatactatccttagttaaattaaattatttattaagactttctctttttgaaaagaaaaatatcacacccaatgcgttagggcacaacattttattcttttcaagatgagttggtctaaaaaaaacttgtataaaatttaagaaaatatctaattgtttaaaatttatgaagaaatcgcaacccaatacgttagggcacaattttctAAAaccccaaacattcaatattttctttatttttacaaaaaatctttgtctcgagaaaacaacgtgtcacatccaacacgttaggacacaacatattgaattcccgatgacaagttttattttgtttgattaaaaaaaacattctcgataattaatttcaacgaagaaaattgaaacccaatacgttagggctcaatcttttCGAAGATTCTAAATACGAGCATTgcctttgtttttgaaattttccatttttgtgattttgagtaaaaacgaTAGAATGTTTCATTGaatgtaaaatacaataatgaatacaacaatgacatataaacaaataaataaacgaaattaatgtacataaaaataaCCAACGACATGCgagtatcaaataaatgaacaatatataaatgaaaacataaatcgataaacaaatgaaggaaataaacaaaaaaatataaaggaaaaaaatacaaaatatatacattgaaattatgaagaataaaagacgtaaacataacttacacataaaatttgggttataaaacttatatatataaaatacataatgcaataaagaaatatatatatatatatattataaaatatcgttaaaaatataagtatgtatttaagcattttaaaaataaataaataaaacatagatatatatgtacatatataaatataaaaatattcattagaaaaatatataaatatatacatgtacatataaaaagaataataattatatacatatatatagattataaaaaagataattacatatatgtataaaaacaaataataataattacatatattgaaattaattaataaaaaaataaataaaaaaaaaaaggactaaattgaactgtaaataaaaaatctggGGCAAATTCGCAAATAAGGGAAGtcacaaggactaaattgaacgcgCGAATTACATATAGGgactggaagggaaattttccctccTCCTCTAAACGCCGTCGTTCAATCAGgatcgaattgaattttaaaaaaaagagttaaaggggtaaatttaaaaataaaaaaacttaattgtaaaaatattaaaaggcggaggggctaaaagagaaatttacccctccgcttaaaaacacgcggatcctatcAGGGCCGGGTCGGTTTTGGGTCGGTCCAGGcttaaacgacgccgttttaatCATTTAGAACCGCTTCCAAAACGGTACTGTTTAGTACCcctatttaaactaaaattttctgaaaactttcattttcacgccttttcaaaaaaaattcaaaaccctaTTTTGTTTTCTCTGCTCAGCCTATGGCACCGGCGAGCTCGCGCGGTGGCTCCGCCACATTCCTCCGTAGCACCGCCGTGTCGGAGGGCCAAAACCTAAATCCCCTTTTAGATCCCTCTTCCCCcttttaaaaaatggaaaaaaaagatttgggtatttcaaaaagaaaaatagaaaatagagaaaGAGAGGAGGGCCTTTCGGCCTCTATTTTCTCGGTTACGATCGGAGCGGAACCCTAAAGGGTTTTCGTGGCTCTTACGACTGAAGAAAACCTTCGATGATAGCGCACGACCCGACCTCAGGTATGTTCAACTCCTCTCcatcttattattttcttttatctgtACTAAAATGcgagaaagaaaataaacttaaaaagaaataaaagctCGAAAAAATATCAACCTTTCGATTTCTTGATTGATCTTTGTACCCTATTAGTATTCTGTTGTTTGTGAAAATACTcgtgtttttttattgattttcgaaTCATTTTTACAGTGTATTAAGATTGCTTTTATAGCAATcatgaaacaagaaaaagaaatctttCTATATCTGCTTGATtcgatttcaatattttcttgcCATATActgctttgtttcttctttgcttCTGTGTACGAGGCTCGTAAGTAGTGCGCGGATGCTTTGGTGGTTGTGGCGACTGAagattagaaaccctagggtttctgatgaTTTTGGGCCATTGGTTTTGGGCTTCTGTAGTTTGGTTTGGGCCACATCGGCCCGTTTGTATTTTGGGCCTTTTacccgggccaaaatcgggtattacacatatattttcttttggtaaataattggaataaatctcaaaattatacattaattttgattcgatgtgcaatttaatacataaattttaatttggtgtaattatacacataaaactttgattgtggttcaaatgtatacaagaaactttagttttaattcaatcatacacctttcaagaaataaaggcatcgatttatttttatatgggataaatataattatttttgtatgcaatatataaacataaaatgatgccatattaaaatttgtgagaattgaattaaatcaaaatttcatgaataaaattgcacaaaatcaaagttatatattaaaccaaagttcatgtatagttttagGGTTAAAAGAGACTAAAAATTGGATGATGgctaaaatgttttattttgtaaaatttaaagcccaaaaaattaaacaaattattatGCTCAAAGATatatccttaaaattttaccttgtttgcttgatatataagaaaaaaaacgtACACACTTTTTAGGATAAGCAACTTGAcattttaagtttgaattttattgtaaaaagggaaagataaagCGATTATTTATTATTGCTCTTCCAAAAAGCGggagaaatttaaaatttgaaattcaattttttgttattctttagTTATTTAAAAGCCATAAAGGAATTTTAATCGTACCTCACTTCCTTCgttcttattttttcttttgaataatCCCAGTTTTCCAATCCAATCTCAGCTCTCCGTCTCTCTTCATTTTCACACTCTCTCAAGGTACGCCcaattttccccctttttttaaatgaaagacTGTATAATCTTCGATGatttatttatctctttttttcttttcttttttttcccccttttcaGTTGCTTCGCTTTTTGCAGATCGAATCCTGAAATTGAACTTGGATCTCTATCGGAACAAGAAAATCAGTTGTCTcttttaacaaaatcaaaataatgggTCAAATTCAATACTCTGAGAAATACTTCGATGATACTTACGAATACAGGTAAcacataatttcatttcatttcactGGTTTTTGCTCTCCTGTTCATTCTGTTCGATTTTCAGAAGGCTAGGTtttgatggtttttttttaaatacctttttttgcgatcttcttttgttttggtgATCATACAGGCATGTTGTTCTTCCTCCTGAAGTGGCCAAACTTCTCCCTAAGAGTCGCCTCCTCTCTGAAGTATGTTTTTTTGCTTCTTAGGGTTTTACTGACATATCATTGTTGTTCATTTTGCCTTTTTGTTtagtttcaaatttgaattcagAACTTGTTTAGTTTAATAACTCCCATGaatgattaaatttgataaCGAATTACTTATAACCACAATTACGGGGTCTGATTTGATTGTCCATGAATCATGAACATAATTGGCTTTCAATATACCAAATCATTGCATTCATTGTTTGGGTCTTGCTGAAGTAGATCAGTAAGCATAAACAGTATTCCAATGTTGTACTGAAGGAAAGCATGCTTAATTCTTCCTATACTTGCTCATATGTAGCACAAGCTTAAGATTTCTGGTTTTGTCACGCTTATCATATAGTGTGCGGTATATTTACACCAATTGGCACAGTTTTTGTGTAAGATTGGAATGTATTTAGTGCTCAATGTCATCTATTGTTGTTTTTCCAAAGCATTAGAGATATGCAATTTATGGTTTGTTTTGTCTATATTTGCTTTGGTTTGAAGCTAATAGTATTATACTGTTATCTTCGTTAGTTTTTGGGTTCTCCAGGTTTGATTTTGGTTCATGGTCTTGTTGTAGAATGAGTGGCGTGCGATTGGAGTACAGCAGAGTCGTGGTTGGGTCCATTATGCTATTCATCGTCCTGAACCACACATCATGTTATTCAGGAGGCCTCTTAACTATCAGCAGCAGCAGGAGAATCAGGCTCAGCAAGCTATGCTTGCCAAGTAATTAAAATagcttttggtattttgaaagaaaaagggagGAAAACCCGAATATGGTTATATCTGCATAAACAGTTTGGATGTTATGGAATTCCTGGATTGTTTTCTATTATATAGTTCTCTATTGTGGAGAATTACCATGT
This region includes:
- the LOC105792062 gene encoding cyclin-dependent kinases regulatory subunit 1 — its product is MGQIQYSEKYFDDTYEYRHVVLPPEVAKLLPKSRLLSENEWRAIGVQQSRGWVHYAIHRPEPHIMLFRRPLNYQQQQENQAQQAMLAK